One window from the genome of Oreochromis niloticus isolate F11D_XX linkage group LG20, O_niloticus_UMD_NMBU, whole genome shotgun sequence encodes:
- the gpr153 gene encoding probable G-protein coupled receptor 153 isoform X2: protein MPCIPSCPSPPPPSPCVYLLLPTVPCGPPGSTLPRYNMVDDLTTMKDDVINANTLAWLVCSGVSILANTWSILSVSAKQKKWKPLEFLICTLAGTHILNMAIPITMYCVITLRRQHSNYEWNEGLCKVFVSTFYTLTLVTCFSVTSLSYHRMWMVRWPVNYRLSNTKKQAVHTVMGIWMVSFILSTLPAVGWHDTIDRFYTSDCRFIVTEIGLGFGVCFLLLIGGSVTMGVICIGIALFQTFSIQAGHNADKNKFNVPTIVVEDAQGKRRSSIDGSEPLKTSLQITYLISGIVFIYDFLTGFPILVVSFASLKFDRSYNWMVLCVLWCSIAQSILLPMFLWACDRYRADIRMVWEKCVAIMSNDDVDEEGLPCITRHSFVRTEWNVPPTRRYSHDETDMWTSERIPSYLHRWGSTEDMIVSAHYSSTLPRRERRRSSLVSYHEENHRHHHPHRKRRRSEDSMHSLRHLPRVVCGGEHYEDELRCFSRDEVINFIDETPLPSPRKSPRRASTISLIPNVYEQHTVLPHFPLTDFEREPQVLRRLSEHKRSSSRVNSPEGSPKPDRPAGKKSPGACGSGKGCRERQRDGKQQGEMGSPGCSRQSPGHSGFRSRTGGGAGTGAGAEWVQQKHLSKAESKGSTNSFASTPSASSSGYITFRSDSVGSTM, encoded by the exons ATGCCCTGCATCCCCTCCTGCCCAtcaccacctcctccttctccttgtGTGTACCTGCTCTTGCCAACAGTTCCTTGCGGCCCCCCAGGCTCCACCCTGCCTCGTTACAACATGGTGGATGATTTAACCACCATGAAGGATGATGTCATCAACGCCAACACGCTGGCTTGGCTGGTCTGCTCGGGCGTGTCCATCCTTGCCAACACTTGGAGTATCCTTAGTGTCAGTGCCAAGCAGAAGAAGTGGAAGCCGCTGGAGTTTCTCATCTGCACCTTGGCGGGCACACATATCCTCAACATGGCCATCCCCATTACCATGTACTGTGTCATAACACTGCGGCGTCAGCACTCCAACTACGAGTGGAATGAGGGTCTGTGCAAAGTGTTTGTGTCTACCTTCTATACTCTCACACTGGTCACCTGCTTCTCGGTCACCTCACTCTCCTATCACCGCATGTGGATGGTTCGCTGGCCTGTAAACTACAG GCTAAGTAACACAAAGAAGCAGGCAGTACACACAGTGATGGGTATCTGGATGGTCTCCTTCATCCTGTCCACACTTCCAGCAGTGGGCTGGCATGACACGATTGACCGCTTCTACACCTCTGACTGCCGGTTCATTGTGACAGAGATCGGCCTGGGCTTCGGAGTCTGCTTTCTGCTCCTGATCGGTGGCAGTGTGACCATGGGTGTGATCTGCATCGGCATCGCTCTCTTTCAGACCTTCTCGATTCAGGCAGGTCACAACGCTGACAAGAACAAGTTTAATGTTCCCACCATAGTGGTGGAGGATGCTCAGGGAAAACGCAGGTCATCCATCGATGGATCAGAACCTCTTAAGACGTCGCTGCAAATCACCTACCTGATCAGTGGTATTGTCTTCATCTATGACTTCCTGACTGGCTTCCCCATACTG GTGGTGAGCTTTGCTAGTCTGAAGTTTGACCGCTCATACAACTGGATGGTTTTGTGTGTGCTGTGGTGCTCCATTGCCCAGTCCATCCTGCTGCCAATGTTCCTCTGGGCATGCGACCGCTATCGGGCCGACATCCGCATGGTGTGGGAGAAATGTGTCGCCATCATGTCCAACGACGATGTGGATGAGG AGGGCTTGCCATGTATAACTCGTCACAGTT TTGTCAGAACTGAATGGAAT GTGCCCCCTACAAGAAGATACTCCCACGACGAAACCGACATGTGGACCAGCGAGCGGATCCCCTCATACCTGCACAGATGGGGCTCCACCGAGGACATGATAGTGAGTGCCCATTACAGCTCCACCTTGCCGCGCCGCGAGAGGCGCAGGAGCAGCCTGGTCTCCTACCACGAGGAGAACCACCGTCACCATCACCCTCACCGCAAGCGGCGACGCTCTGAGGATAGCATGCACTCTCTCAGGCATCTGCCCCGCGTGGTATGTGGCGGGGAGCATTACGAGGATGAACTGCGGTGTTTCAGCCGCGACGAAGTGATAAACTTTATAGACGAGACGCCGCTGCCGAGCCCCAGAAAGAGCCCGAGACGTGCGTCCACCATCTCACTTATCCCTAATGTGTATGAACAGCACACAGTCCTTCCCCACTTTCCACTCACAGACTTTGAGCGTGAGCCTCAAGTGCTCAGGCGGTTGTCAGAACACAAAAGAAGCAGCAGTAGGGTCAACTCACCCGAGGGTTCACCCAAACCAGACAGACCTGCGGGAAAGAAGAGTCCTGGGGCTTGTGGTTCTGGGAAAGGCTGTCGAGAGCGCCAGCGAGATGGGAAACAGCAGGGGGAAATGGGCTCGCCTGGGTGCAGCCGACAGTCACCAGGGCACTCTGGCTTTAGGTCCAGGACAGGAGGTGGTGCTGGGACTGGTGCTGGAGCTGAATGGGTACAACAGAAGCATCTGAGCAAGGCTGAGAGTAAAGGAAGCACAAACAGTTTTGCAAGCACACCCTCGGCATCATCCTCGGGATATATCACCTTTCGGTCTGATTCTGTAGGTTCTACCATGTAA
- the her3 gene encoding hairy-related 3 → MVATTDCVEKVKPTAGNKVSKPLMEKKRRARINQCLDQLKCLLESYYSSSIRKRKLEKADILELTVKHLKNLQKIQSCAASAFDVSDYQSGFRSCLTNVNQYLLMADNLNASDRWMLSQLSNKLCRSRRRAEISSTMDSGLEQTDTQSGTQKLSPSASGNEKRKTTGSKTLKVHSASTSPFPPAEEAFRSTEAKQAVLFAAPTQNTSKKGSSYINEGANGQQSLWRPW, encoded by the exons ATGGTGGCGACGACAGACTGCGTCGAGAAAGTCAAACCCACTGCTGGAAACAAG GTGTCCAAACCACTCATGGAAAAAAAGCGAAGAGCTCGCATAAACCAGTGTTTGGACCAGTTAAAATGTCTCCTGGAGAGCTACTACAGCAGCAGT ATTCGAAAGCGCAAACTGGAAAAGGCTGACATCTTGGAGCTCACCGTGAAACATCTCAAGAACCTCCAAAAAATTCAAAGCT gCGCAGCGTCTGCTTTCGACGTTTCCGACTACCAAAGTGGCTTCCGCAGTTGCCTAACCAACGTCAACCAGTACTTGCTGATGGCAGATAATCTAAACGCGAGCGACCGCTGGATGTTATCGCAGCTTTCCAATAAACTCTGTCGCTCTCGGAGAAGAGCGGAAATCtccagcaccatggacagcggCCTGGAGCAAACTGACACTCAGAGTGGGACGCAGAAACTTTCTCCATCCGCATCCggaaatgaaaagagaaaaacgacCGGATCGAAAACTCTGAAAGTCCACAGTGCAAGCACGTCTCCTTTTCCACCTGCAGAAGAAGCATTCCGCTCCACTGAAGCCAAACAGGCTGTTCTTTTTGCGGCTCCTACTCAAAATACTAGTAAAAAAGGCTCCAGCTACATAAATGAAGGCGCAAACGGTCAGCAAAGCCTGTGGCGACCTTGGTAG
- the gpr153 gene encoding probable G-protein coupled receptor 153 isoform X1, producing MPCIPSCPSPPPPSPCVYLLLPTVPCGPPGSTLPRYNMVDDLTTMKDDVINANTLAWLVCSGVSILANTWSILSVSAKQKKWKPLEFLICTLAGTHILNMAIPITMYCVITLRRQHSNYEWNEGLCKVFVSTFYTLTLVTCFSVTSLSYHRMWMVRWPVNYRLSNTKKQAVHTVMGIWMVSFILSTLPAVGWHDTIDRFYTSDCRFIVTEIGLGFGVCFLLLIGGSVTMGVICIGIALFQTFSIQAGHNADKNKFNVPTIVVEDAQGKRRSSIDGSEPLKTSLQITYLISGIVFIYDFLTGFPILVVSFASLKFDRSYNWMVLCVLWCSIAQSILLPMFLWACDRYRADIRMVWEKCVAIMSNDDVDEENSQDGGIHADLIYDRPYDYSSAPEIVTIDRNAKYEFSTLERGVLQGYPLREQQEDKMQYLQVPPTRRYSHDETDMWTSERIPSYLHRWGSTEDMIVSAHYSSTLPRRERRRSSLVSYHEENHRHHHPHRKRRRSEDSMHSLRHLPRVVCGGEHYEDELRCFSRDEVINFIDETPLPSPRKSPRRASTISLIPNVYEQHTVLPHFPLTDFEREPQVLRRLSEHKRSSSRVNSPEGSPKPDRPAGKKSPGACGSGKGCRERQRDGKQQGEMGSPGCSRQSPGHSGFRSRTGGGAGTGAGAEWVQQKHLSKAESKGSTNSFASTPSASSSGYITFRSDSVGSTM from the exons ATGCCCTGCATCCCCTCCTGCCCAtcaccacctcctccttctccttgtGTGTACCTGCTCTTGCCAACAGTTCCTTGCGGCCCCCCAGGCTCCACCCTGCCTCGTTACAACATGGTGGATGATTTAACCACCATGAAGGATGATGTCATCAACGCCAACACGCTGGCTTGGCTGGTCTGCTCGGGCGTGTCCATCCTTGCCAACACTTGGAGTATCCTTAGTGTCAGTGCCAAGCAGAAGAAGTGGAAGCCGCTGGAGTTTCTCATCTGCACCTTGGCGGGCACACATATCCTCAACATGGCCATCCCCATTACCATGTACTGTGTCATAACACTGCGGCGTCAGCACTCCAACTACGAGTGGAATGAGGGTCTGTGCAAAGTGTTTGTGTCTACCTTCTATACTCTCACACTGGTCACCTGCTTCTCGGTCACCTCACTCTCCTATCACCGCATGTGGATGGTTCGCTGGCCTGTAAACTACAG GCTAAGTAACACAAAGAAGCAGGCAGTACACACAGTGATGGGTATCTGGATGGTCTCCTTCATCCTGTCCACACTTCCAGCAGTGGGCTGGCATGACACGATTGACCGCTTCTACACCTCTGACTGCCGGTTCATTGTGACAGAGATCGGCCTGGGCTTCGGAGTCTGCTTTCTGCTCCTGATCGGTGGCAGTGTGACCATGGGTGTGATCTGCATCGGCATCGCTCTCTTTCAGACCTTCTCGATTCAGGCAGGTCACAACGCTGACAAGAACAAGTTTAATGTTCCCACCATAGTGGTGGAGGATGCTCAGGGAAAACGCAGGTCATCCATCGATGGATCAGAACCTCTTAAGACGTCGCTGCAAATCACCTACCTGATCAGTGGTATTGTCTTCATCTATGACTTCCTGACTGGCTTCCCCATACTG GTGGTGAGCTTTGCTAGTCTGAAGTTTGACCGCTCATACAACTGGATGGTTTTGTGTGTGCTGTGGTGCTCCATTGCCCAGTCCATCCTGCTGCCAATGTTCCTCTGGGCATGCGACCGCTATCGGGCCGACATCCGCATGGTGTGGGAGAAATGTGTCGCCATCATGTCCAACGACGATGTGGATGAGG AAAACAGCCAAGACGGAGGAATTCATGCCGACTTAATATATGACAGACCATATGACTATAGCTCGGCGCCTGAAATCGTGACGATAGACCGTAATGCCAAGTATGAGTTCTCAACCTTAGAAAGGGGGGTTCTGCAAGGGTATCCATTGAGGGAACAACAGGAAGATAAAATGCAGTATTTGCAG GTGCCCCCTACAAGAAGATACTCCCACGACGAAACCGACATGTGGACCAGCGAGCGGATCCCCTCATACCTGCACAGATGGGGCTCCACCGAGGACATGATAGTGAGTGCCCATTACAGCTCCACCTTGCCGCGCCGCGAGAGGCGCAGGAGCAGCCTGGTCTCCTACCACGAGGAGAACCACCGTCACCATCACCCTCACCGCAAGCGGCGACGCTCTGAGGATAGCATGCACTCTCTCAGGCATCTGCCCCGCGTGGTATGTGGCGGGGAGCATTACGAGGATGAACTGCGGTGTTTCAGCCGCGACGAAGTGATAAACTTTATAGACGAGACGCCGCTGCCGAGCCCCAGAAAGAGCCCGAGACGTGCGTCCACCATCTCACTTATCCCTAATGTGTATGAACAGCACACAGTCCTTCCCCACTTTCCACTCACAGACTTTGAGCGTGAGCCTCAAGTGCTCAGGCGGTTGTCAGAACACAAAAGAAGCAGCAGTAGGGTCAACTCACCCGAGGGTTCACCCAAACCAGACAGACCTGCGGGAAAGAAGAGTCCTGGGGCTTGTGGTTCTGGGAAAGGCTGTCGAGAGCGCCAGCGAGATGGGAAACAGCAGGGGGAAATGGGCTCGCCTGGGTGCAGCCGACAGTCACCAGGGCACTCTGGCTTTAGGTCCAGGACAGGAGGTGGTGCTGGGACTGGTGCTGGAGCTGAATGGGTACAACAGAAGCATCTGAGCAAGGCTGAGAGTAAAGGAAGCACAAACAGTTTTGCAAGCACACCCTCGGCATCATCCTCGGGATATATCACCTTTCGGTCTGATTCTGTAGGTTCTACCATGTAA